A DNA window from Octopus bimaculoides isolate UCB-OBI-ISO-001 chromosome 12, ASM119413v2, whole genome shotgun sequence contains the following coding sequences:
- the LOC106883001 gene encoding cationic amino acid transporter 3 isoform X3 has product MILKSPYTHQQRGCPLGLCYSEFSARLPRAGAAYFYSYVTVGELCGFVVGWNILLDYMIAAAAGGKVWGQYLDNILNNTIQRYLDQRLGWSPGPGMDTHPDVMALSIVLIATFVTMIGAKVTSVVSCVCSLLNVVVVACIICVGFFHVNSQNWTAHPGFFPEGITGILAGAATLFVAFLGFDAVATSSEECKDPSRVVPVSIVTTLIICFVLYFGVAMAITLAYPWYQLQDRAALPKAYEARQIFGSNYVIGIGGMLGLSAALFGCLYSISRIIYSMADDHILFKCLSFITKLTRSPAIAVFMGGLTSGTIAMVFKLETLIDTMAIGTLAAYTVVSISVLCLRYDSEIVGLYKEYEDISDIRTLRMASTDFINNTGYRTYKNYRLNRHDPHFYSSIDSFTKQGDSNSYINNVHQQNVEAKETFATQKSKSVICTELQDTSPMISVSGSNHSTYQRISSIVSGSSFGSLFQFSNDYCEPTERSWRKFSISLIVYIISSVVLCVLTIHGRQYVYAQSWWAIIILAASLFTMITCLVVIARQPKNKINLLATTPYVPVVPLASFTLNAYLITSLPQSAWLRFAVWLAIGLLVYFGYGIHKSKERDLEDQEVILYEIPASDSVTENLTTSY; this is encoded by the exons ATGATCTTGAAATCtccatacacacaccaacaaagAGGCTGTCCATTAG GTTTGTGCTACAGTGAGTTTTCGGCACGGCTGCCACGGGCTGGAGCAGCATATTTCTATAGTTATGTAACAGTTGGTGAACTTTGTGGCTTTGTTGTAGGATGGAACATTTTGTTGGATTACATGATTGCTGCCGCTGCCGGAGGAAAGGTATGGGGACAATACCTGGATAATATACTTAACAACACAATTCAAAG atatctTGACCAGAGACTAGGATGGTCCCCTGGACCTGGGATGGACACACATCCGGATGTCATGGCATTGTCTATAGTGCTGATAGCAACATTTGTAACAATGATCGGAGCAAAG GTTACATCTGTTGTCAGCTGTGTCTGTAGTCTTCTCAACGTTGTTGTGGTAGCCTGCATTATTTGTGTTGGATTTTTTCACGTTAATAGTCAGAATTGGACTGCACATCCTGGATTCTTCCCTGAAGGAATAACTGGG attCTAGCTGGTGCAGCGACTTTGTTCGTCGCATTTCTTGGATTTGATGCTGTAGCAACTTCCAGTGAGGAATGCAAAGATCCCAGCAGAGTAGTGCCAGTCAGTATTGTGACAACACTCATCATTTGCTTCGTATTATATTTCGGTGTAGCCATGGCTATCACTCTTGCCTACCCTTGGTATCAGCTACAAGATCGCGCTGCTTTACCAAAAGCTTACGAAGCCCGTCAGATATTTGGTTCCAACTACGTTATAGGAATCGGTGGTATGTTAGGCCTGTCTGCTGCTTTATTCGGATGCCTTTATTCAATATCACGGATAATATATTCTATGGCAGATGATCATATATTATTCAAATGTTTATCATTTATAACTAAACTAACTAGATCACCAGCCATTGCAGTTTTCATGGGGGGTCTAACCTCAGGAACAATAGCAATGGTTTTTAAACTTGAAACTTTAATCGACACGATGGCAATTGGAACACTAGCTGCCTATACCGTGGTTAGTATCTCTGTCCTTTGCCTTCGGTACGATTCTGAAATTGTTGGActatataaagaatatgaagaTATAAGTGACATCAGAACATTGCGCATGGCATCTACAGATTTTATTAATAACACTGGATATAGAACTTACAAAAACTATCGTCTAAATAGACATGATCCTCATTTTTATTCAAGCATTGATTCATTTACAAAACAAGGGGATTCTAATTCATATATTAACAATGTTCATCAACAAAACGTAGAAGCAAAAGAGACATTTGCTACGCAAAAATCAAAATCGGTTATCTGTACTGAATTACAAGACACATCTCCCATGATATCCGTCAGTGGAAGTAACCACAGCACGTACCAACGGATATCGAGTATTGTAAGCGGAAGCAGCTTCGGAAGCTTATTTCAATTTTCCAACGACTACTGTGAACCTACCGAAAGATCTTGGCGTAAATTCAGTATTTCATTGATTGTCTACATAATATCATCTGTAGTTCTATGCGTGTTGACAATTCATGGACGTCAATACGTCTACGCTCAAAGTTGGTGGGCAATTATCATATTGGCTGCATCTCTCTTCACCATGATAACGTGCCTTGTGGTAATCGCACGGCAACCAAAGAATAAAATCAATCTGCTTGCAACAACTCCCTATGTTCCTGTAGTTCCTCTCGCATCTTTCACACTCAATGCTTATCTAATAACGTCCTTACCACAATCTGCTTGGTTACGGTTTGCTGTTTGGCTGGCCATAG